In Campylobacter porcelli, the sequence TTCTATCTATCACTTTAAATATCGCATCGGCTGTGCCATTGCCAAGAGCTGCATCACTGATAATATCATCATTAAATTTAATACTAATTGCCGCACTTGCGTGGCCTAAATTACAAGAGTTGGTGCTTAAGGCCTCAATAGTATAAATTTCAGGAATTTTAATAATCTCATCGCTTACAAGCGCTCTAATATCATCATCAAAAATCTCTTTTTTCTTATCGCAAAGTATTTTAAATTTACCAAAAGCTTCATTAATCTCATCATCATCAAGATCAAAACCCAAATTTATAAGCTTATCTTTAAAAGCGTGTCTGCCACTATGCTTACCTAAAACTAGAGTATTTCTCTTAGCACCTATATCTTCAGCTTTGATTATTTCATATGTTTGAGCACATTTTAATATACCATCTTGATGAATGCCACTTTCGTGAGCAAAGGCGTTTTTACCTACAATTGCCTTATTTGGCTGAGGCTCAATACCAGTGATACTAGCTACTAGGCGACTTGTAGGGTAGATCTCTTTTGTAACAATATCAGTATATAATCCACTAAATTCATCGCTTCTTGTTTTAATCGCCATAACGATCTCTTCTAAAGCAGCATTACCTGCTCTCTCTCCAAGTCCATTTATGGTGCATTCCACCTGTCTAGCTCCAGCTTTTATACTTGCTAAAGTATTTGCTACAGCTAGGCCAAGATCGTTGTGATTATGAACTGAGATAATAGCTCTATTGCCGATATATTCACTCATGATTCTAACCATATCAGCTATCTCATAAGGCAATCTAAAACCCACCGTATCAGGTAAATTTAAGGTTCTAGCTCCAGCATTTACCACCGCATCGCAAATCTCTTTTAAGAATGATATATCGCTTCTTCCAGCATCTTCACAGCTAAATTCAACATCATCTACAAAGCTTTTAGCGTATTTAACCGCTTCAACTGCTCTTTTGATAACTTCATCTGGCTTCATTTTAAGCTTGTGTTCCATATGGATTGGGCTAGTGGCTATAAATGTGTGAATTCTTTTATTTTTAGCCGGTGCAATGGCATCTGCAGCCGCCTTAATATCGCGCTCAAGAGCTCTTGAAAGGCTAGCTACCTTAATATTTTCTACCTGTTTAGCAATCTGATTAATCGCATCAAAATCCCCAGGACTAGCAGCGGCAAATCC encodes:
- a CDS encoding 2-isopropylmalate synthase, which codes for MDKIIIFDTTLRDGEQSPGASMNTEEKIQIALQLERLGVNVMEAGFAAASPGDFDAINQIAKQVENIKVASLSRALERDIKAAADAIAPAKNKRIHTFIATSPIHMEHKLKMKPDEVIKRAVEAVKYAKSFVDDVEFSCEDAGRSDISFLKEICDAVVNAGARTLNLPDTVGFRLPYEIADMVRIMSEYIGNRAIISVHNHNDLGLAVANTLASIKAGARQVECTINGLGERAGNAALEEIVMAIKTRSDEFSGLYTDIVTKEIYPTSRLVASITGIEPQPNKAIVGKNAFAHESGIHQDGILKCAQTYEIIKAEDIGAKRNTLVLGKHSGRHAFKDKLINLGFDLDDDEINEAFGKFKILCDKKKEIFDDDIRALVSDEIIKIPEIYTIEALSTNSCNLGHASAAISIKFNDDIISDAALGNGTADAIFKVIDRISKVAGELKDYKVSAVSQGKDALAKVTVKVAFGSGEPPFIGHGLDIDTMMASAKAYVSALNSYLSMKK